The Rhopalosiphum maidis isolate BTI-1 chromosome 2, ASM367621v3, whole genome shotgun sequence genome segment aattgtatacaaatccCCAGAgccaaaaattgtatgtttaacaaatgattttcaaatcaatcaagcattgaaatatattttattttatttatagaatatatcaGAGCTTAAACTTCCGAGATTTATGAAAATGAGATCATTACatgaatatctatattatttagtttatgatCATCCAGGTGAAagcttattaaatacttgtaaTGAAACTGAGGCAACTGTCAATAGTTATCGAAATGATATAATTCAAGGAGAAAAAGCTCAACTACCAAAAGTCTACTTTCCCTCTGTTGGTTGGAAAATGTTTGTGCCACCCTTACCAAAATATccaagtaaaatttaatatatactaatatgtaattttttgtaactaataattaattgtgttataattaaaattaaatatttagtttttataacaaattttattaattaattattttttaaagtggggtaattatcattataatatgttatatgaaaTGTTTTAGAATATCCTAATGGTTGGTTTTTTGTGGGTGACATTATTCATCACATGCCATTAGATCtgatgttaaaaattgtaaattttaacaaatctaAGGTAAATCTTGACAAACTTGTCACATATGCCACACATCCTGTGTTCAAATACTTACCCTTGATGGCACTTTCGTCTGAAGTACGTAGTACGTTATCTCAAggattaaaaaagtaatatttattaattaaattcaaatgttcaAGGAATAATTTTGTCACTTAAAATTCCAGACACATTCGACATACTTTAAATGTGTTACGCTTACTTTGTACAATTGGCTTGATACAGTTTGgtcaaaaaacatacaaagaTACTgaattggtaaataaataataaagttatgttagaaaataaataaaagaaattatgaccaaattaataatatttttactatttatttagatttatgcATACTTGAATAGACGAGCCAGTTTGTTAAATACTGTGAAAAGTAGCCCCAGCTATTATAGAATATCTGATATGGATTATGAAAAACGTTCTTATGAATTTTACAGCAATTATGAATTAGAAACATTTTGGTTGGATACTTGGTACTTTTGTACAAATACACCATTAGGTAAAATGTACAAGTTATAACTACCAATACTTTACTAATACtcatatgattaaatattaaccatttagtattttatcattttaggaTATAGGATTTCAAATGCTATGAATAAACCTAAACGAAGGGAAATCATTGACAGAAGTAAAATAGCCATAGATCTAGCGTGTGCTCCTACAAGTCCATTAGAAGCTGTGTCCCAAGATGATGGCACAATACCGGGTGATAGCAAAGGAGCTGCTGGATTTGACAGTCATTTATTTgcgtaaatttttatatttttaattataatttatcaatctaaaaagagtttttacttttttctttatagtttctcatattttatatttattccataattatataaaataagttgatataagatttattaaaaattaaatattataacattcataACTAATCCTTGAGACAATTGAGATGATCTAATTAAGTCCAAACGGAAATGTTGTTTTtctaagatttaaattataatattttaacttatgacaaattaattaaaattatctgtagatgtttaaaaaaacaatgaaaaccaATTATGTCAAGTGACCACTcgataatttgaaattcagGGGACcgagttaaaaatttgatttatagagTTTTCGATTTACCGAGTATTCGAATAAtcgaggaaaaaaaaataaatttgaattaaagaaAGGtgaaaaattgtgtaaaataggtcctgatatttgaatattattttgcctACATTGAGTAAACCAAGCCATAAGACATTCTTCCAGATCGGGGTACTCACATTTTTTCTGTTTGATCTGCAATGAATAAGGTGTTAATGTTATAAGATAGTCCTTTTGTTTTAGTATTGTTGAAAGCATAGAAGCTGGAATACCAAAACGTAGAGCaacatctttattttttacctgCTTTAACTGCTGCgatcactttttttttgttgtctaTCGACAAATACTTATACTTTATGGGACCCTTATTGTGACTGACTAcgttttattcaatttcaataacGGTTTACCCATTGCAGaggtttattttcttaaatgatACAATTAAAGTTTAGATTAGGTAGATAAgatacgataatatttaaccatcatcGTTATTAGTTTCATTACGAGTACGTTAAATCGATTGTACATAAtctttatacatatgtatttacatataaacttACATATAAGTTCAAATTATAGAGGtttgtggaaaaaaaatttcaaattgtagAGTGTGCCTCACCGACagacattttgaattattgagAGGACCggaatacatgtatatttttctaattatagaGATTTTCTCTGGGGACTTAGCGTTTAGTTTGATTTATGGAGTTTTTCTAATTATCGAGGTTCAAATTATCGAGTGACTactgcattattaaaaaattataattcttagtatttatagttttttttatacctatttttcgCAAATTACTAAGTCATTTAACTGTATggccatttatttattttattgagtttagtacaccaaaaattatttagtacataAACATTTCCATCCAATACAGTAATCGTTTGCAAAAAatggagttaaaaaaaaaaacataagcaATAACAAACAAACCACAAGTAGGgctcacataaaaatataatttacttctgttacaaattattatatatggtatataaattaaccaaatattattcgtttgacattttttttttcaacatcaaATTCCTTTTgtgtataactaattaaatgtttttaatttaggcACCTTGCTCGCAACtggagtttaaaaaaaaaatcatctacaATGTCAGCTTCTAGAAGAAAAACCAAACTTAATCTTTTATTAATGCagagaataaaaaaacataaagcaaaagaaaagaaaaaatcagaaatgactaaaaatcaattatatacaatgtgaGTATTTATGAAGTTAAACAaccttataaaattttaactatctATAACTTAATAACAGGAGATTTAAGTGGACAGCAGTTGAGGATCAAGTActtttattttggaaattgGGTACAATGctcattaaaaaagttaaatcgcATGCTTTTCTTTCTTATGGTATTAAAGATATGTTCAAATCAATATTTGGAAAAGTatgtaaagataaatatttgatttgtattcatttttatttgttaattaacttttaaataacaattttttctaatatctaGTACACACtgctttaaaaacattatcttaaattgtacatagggattctattaatttaaaactaattattctttttaaattatttaatatatatttttatatttagtattaccgTTCTAAAAGTATTGACAACTATTTGAGACGAATACGGTATTTAATGCGACATTCTTCTATAGAAACTAATGTAAATACCTTGTACAAGGAATTAAAGGATAATGAAGAAATACAAGAATTATTTAAGGTATTTAATgcttataatcttataattttaataaaaattatttttaactatttatatggttttatttaCAGAAGGACATTGAAAAACAACATGAACtgtacaatacaaaaaaatataaggcgATGAGGGATCTTATTGTTTCTAACATTAAAcagtttatagttttgttgCGTGAACGTGGTACTGCTATAGATACTTcaagtgtaataaataaaagtaaaaaatcagCTGTCATACAGCCAATAGATGTTGTACAAGACTCAGATATCTATGTTAAAACAACTAACCAATTTACACCTGACGTTCTGGAGATGGAATTCAATTATTCCGAACCGATTTGCAACCAACTAGACTTTGTGCAAGAAATCGATTATATATTCACTGTGAACGAAATCATCACATCAATTGTCAGTTCTCTCATACATGtaagtttattaaacattagtttagaactatgtataaaaataacaaataactaatatatttgtttattataattcaaaataaataaagacttATAACTGTTCATCAATACATTGATTATGTTTTTCTGtcacaaaacaattttcaaaatgtttagtcTAATATAAAGGTATTTATATCATACCATTCTATGATACCTCAGTATTAACTTATGTATAGATATGCTATATGTTTTTGGCAAAAAATTAGTTCATAGGAATAGATGCtgcaatttattcatttttcttcactcaaaattgttttttgtatagaatgtttagtttaaattgaatacattaattttttaccaaataatatgattggtTGCAAGGAAAAACACTTCCCCTTTCAATGACttgtttgatattaattttttttgtatctcctaaatgtacatttagtttaacacattaaaaaacaaataaaaattgtattaaattttttcaatcacGTTTCTAGTTGTTATTAAATCATGATGATGTTATTGAATGTGTTTGTTGTCGTGATATTTTCAGAGCTCGTTGAGCAACAAGAGTACAGACCCGAGGATCTCATTATCCTACCTGCAGGCATTTAAACAGTACCCGGAAGACATTTTGAGACAGTCCTTTAGCACCCTCAAGGACTCCAGTATAATAACATGCAGTCAATACCACAAAGAGTCGTTACAAATTTTACTATCAACTTCACACATTATCCAGTCAAGAACTTATGATTACGGTCCAAAgtatgtattttgaaaatcaactAAAACtatgctaaaaatataatttaatgagtaacagaaatatttttaactaaataaaatatctcctTAGAATTTTTCAtctatttctattaaatattattcacttaagCAAAGTGGTAGATTTATCTAGAATTTTTGTTACCTAgtgttttttttccaaaaatggatgtaaattttttgcttattatacagatagaaatattttcatatagcaTTAATTGGCTTTGATTTTTACaacatagtattttattaatttataaataaaaatgaattattgcaataaaatgtatgaagtacaaaatatttaccaaaatggcagaaaaattaatgaataaattcttatttatagcttgtttttaataataaaaaaatatgaaggaACAAAACAAACCATACAAAATAACTTCAGAttcttagttattattattattatttattgtcgttaatcaatagatttatttaaactgtGTCTTATTACTATAGGTTTTATTCAACATTAATCGGCAATAAAGATGTAGAACGTTACAGAGGTGCGTTTATTGCATATTCAAATATCAAAGAAGATCTTTCTGAGCGTAAAATTCTACTACTATATCCTTCATGTGGCCTATGCACAGCACTTACAAGTTTGTCATTGACAAATAATGTAGATATTTCCATCGAGTTTGATAAAAAAGCAAgtgaacttaatttttattttatgtaatatattatttacaaattaagaaaaaatgatattgtcaataatttaaatcataaatcttTTGTATGCTTTGGattttagaatgtaaaattaaactatagctttttctttaaattcacctcaatataaatttatttaaaattaaaaattgaaaccgattttaaaatgagtatatgtcaatatacatttgtaaagTATatgaagtaaaattattataaaaatgttactaaaatatatgtatctagTTAAAGggtattagtgtattactagatatttataataataatttttgtatatttctgaaaatataaatttatttaatattattttggtgaTAGAGTAAGAGAACAATGTAAAAATGATACCTAGGGACTAGGTAATTTTTCTCCCGTTTGgataattgaatgttttaaaaatgttttctatttttattttctacttaCAGTACTTGGAATATATGCCCAATGAAAATTTAGACAAAGCATCGAAATGCCTGAAAAACACTCTAAaacggtaattattatttgctcTATTTTACTAATcatatatctaatttttcatttatttttttgttttaatactagatttctttataaatattttatatgtatgtaatattttaccatttttgtTTCCTGTAGTATGAGAAGTCGTCATTTTGATTTACTATCGACCAGTAATGATTCAGTTgaatacatcaaaataataacatctgtcacaaaacagttaaaaaattatgaggttaagtattattttattaacatataatacataaagttataatcataatattataagtattatgataTGCATTGTTCATGAACCTCTACCTCTTACAActcataataatcaattttttgcaTTACTAATTTTAGGTTATTTGTAAGCTAAAACAgtctttacaaaatatagaaGAGGAAATTGATTTAGTAGcgcaaaatattttctggtatgtgattaattttgattttatattaatgtacatacCTAACAtttgtactaaaatataatattatttacattatgtttatCAGTCGACCAACATTCATACCACAAATTGAATATCTCACAACTGGACTAAGTGAATTATGCATGCAGATTCTCAAGTTCTGTCATACCAAGGGACAATGTGGTGCTTCGCAACGAGAAATCAAAGTAAGCTACTGTTAAAtttgtacacaaaataaaattaaggtaATTCGTTCTTCTACTGatctatcaaaatataatttttttatttacatatggACAGAAAAACTTTGAAGATTTGTCTTTGTTTGTTCTTACAACATCTGTCCGATATCTGACAGATAAAGACCTGTTATTGAGGGCTGGCATTGAAACCCCAGTGTATGTGCATTATCAATTTACGGATTTGTGGCTTGTAAAAATACCAAGTGAAAATTGGTCTAGTGCTGTTAATTATGACACAATAATCAtggaaaatgaaaatttagagtgagttgtatatttactatgtaaataatgacatcaatacacaaattaataattaaatacatttcatttaacaattatttttaggtcAGATTCTGAGGATACAGACTCAATACTCCCACCTTTCAAAAGGATGCGTGAAGAGCATCCAATAGAGTAAGTAGTACTCATGTTCTGACTATCATTCTTTTTGCttacttattatcaaatacaacATTTAGAACAAATACTGACACCTTTGATCGCATAAAAATTCGTCCTTGGACCCGAATGAATTTAACTATCAACAAAGAACTTTTGGagaaatttttaaactctgttctaaccaaaataattgtcaaacCTGGCATTTACCTGAAAACCCTGAAAAAAGATTATTGCACCATCTTACAGCCAATGGTGGTTAGGGAACTTGTAGAAGTATGTAtactgttaatatattatttattttttacttattatttaataataaaatatgcttttattataatagatacttgAGGCTTTGaagtgtataaaaatgattcacataaaaaatatgtgcaGACCTTCATTTTTTTCCAATCCATCACCTTTAAACCATAACTTGGTGTtttgtaagtaaaattatttattcgaccaatttcaataattaaaaaaccaaagtttcttacaaaaataatttaggagCCATTTTATACTGTtcgaatatttagtatatgttttttattattatgattattcatttaaaat includes the following:
- the LOC113554351 gene encoding general transcription factor 3C polypeptide 1 → MHRFQKDFSAIILDEIALEGLDGITIEALCKRLSNNCSWPLKPVDDSIKKIIWSFVICLKNIDFYRLDKPRDPLIIFNRFEYIHSEFGSIYEPDNIPQDIYPNCPVEDGTIMGSCKEYFTRFNLASFPRKISVEEAEKRWGRCLVIVANQEVRTKALIPEDKQCTLNISVRYYLVLEKIGRSRYLGEASFGTHSLRTVFPDSKALSYIRNRLTDDGLIENQALAFSGSSTQVANRIVISSLKRFFVKRQSMIDVMVSRIVDYLKSQPKSLASYDQVKSECNISLSKTFKQPQIKKICDTNLMLKYRELYPNATESEYLYKKEPKNEKIVRCIKLKNSEDTENLDKEHENKTANEGREFKQDCTFERQILRWIEKHGDLGVTLSDISRAFRFTTDGNLEGVLKKLTNLNYLTKSYCDRGRTKVFSYIANSYKSVYANDNIEVENLLVTKNQEPKIENIINNCSINISEDNTKNISIKTTQEQTSIKIEYCDESSQNLYSCNNLDTDNDDTLNNTLINISAQDENTKLIDMEQTITRTMEHGYCKTVYERSKQTVSLTDRFYFRQNIIFNMLSVDNIISLLNLKKNIIETEKENPKFIGTIDIKTLIKIVGHFEKLGKLKSVQYRVTYDTKTVNQSFIGTPNVDFTNPEAISYMNSFLNRFNNTMKATRADKKWNLIVYKSPEPKINISELKLPRFMKMRSLHEYLYYLVYDHPGESLLNTCNETEATVNSYRNDIIQGEKAQLPKVYFPSVGWKMFVPPLPKYPKYPNGWFFVGDIIHHMPLDLMLKIVNFNKSKVNLDKLVTYATHPVFKYLPLMALSSEVRSTLSQGLKKHIRHTLNVLRLLCTIGLIQFGQKTYKDTELIYAYLNRRASLLNTVKSSPSYYRISDMDYEKRSYEFYSNYELETFWLDTWYFCTNTPLGYRISNAMNKPKRREIIDRSKIAIDLACAPTSPLEAVSQDDGTIPGDSKGAAGFDSHLFAHLARNWSLKKKSSTMSASRRKTKLNLLLMQRIKKHKAKEKKKSEMTKNQLYTMRFKWTAVEDQVLLFWKLGTMLIKKVKSHAFLSYGIKDMFKSIFGKYYRSKSIDNYLRRIRYLMRHSSIETNVNTLYKELKDNEEIQELFKKDIEKQHELYNTKKYKAMRDLIVSNIKQFIVLLRERGTAIDTSSVINKSKKSAVIQPIDVVQDSDIYVKTTNQFTPDVLEMEFNYSEPICNQLDFVQEIDYIFTVNEIITSIVSSLIHSSLSNKSTDPRISLSYLQAFKQYPEDILRQSFSTLKDSSIITCSQYHKESLQILLSTSHIIQSRTYDYGPKFYSTLIGNKDVERYRGAFIAYSNIKEDLSERKILLLYPSCGLCTALTSLSLTNNVDISIEFDKKYLEYMPNENLDKASKCLKNTLKRMRSRHFDLLSTSNDSVEYIKIITSVTKQLKNYEVICKLKQSLQNIEEEIDLVAQNIFCRPTFIPQIEYLTTGLSELCMQILKFCHTKGQCGASQREIKKNFEDLSLFVLTTSVRYLTDKDLLLRAGIETPVYVHYQFTDLWLVKIPSENWSSAVNYDTIIMENENLESDSEDTDSILPPFKRMREEHPIETNTDTFDRIKIRPWTRMNLTINKELLEKFLNSVLTKIIVKPGIYLKTLKKDYCTILQPMVVRELVEILEALKCIKMIHIKNMCRPSFFSNPSPLNHNLVFSDVKGLEDESCIILEPTLDCEIRFGYFSNKFGDYVK